The genomic segment cattaatataaaaacagatTTCTTTATCTTCCACCGGGGTCATAGGAACGCCACTTTCTATCATCTCTTTCAACTCGGTGACTTCTCTGGACAAATTCTTCAGCTCCTTACTCTGCTCCTCGAGTTTCTGCATTACCTTACTTAATCCCTGGGTGAACTTCGTGCTGGAGACGTTGTCTCTTTTCAAGCTGCCTCCCAGGACTTTCCTCCAGGCGCCTCCCTCGGAGCTCACTCTAGTCAACAGTTTCTTTTTCTCCGTCTCTCTTTTTTTAGCTAAATCATAGGCGGCTTGAATAATCTCTTTTAGATTGACAGTCTGCTCGGCTTCCAATGGTTTCACCGTGAACACCGGAACATACTCCTTAGGAGTAACTCGAAGCACAGTCATGATGAGTTTCGAGTAAGCGCTTCTCTTGTAATGCGACATTTCGATATAAGAGCACATCTTGGCTTGCCTGACCAATCTGGTGAGGTCAGCGTTCTTTTGCAACCCTTGGATGTCATGCACAGCGATCCCCACCAAAAGATTCATAAGAATTATGGTGACAAATAGAAGAAACAACGTGTAAGCTAGCTGAGCAGTAAACTTAGCTAAATCAGTGGGATTCTCCTCTCTAGAATAGTCTAGAAGCAGATTATAGTTCATGTCACCGGTCATCATGACCAATGTGGTGGTAAACCCTATGAAAGGCGTGTAAAACGCCGAAGAATTAGGGAATATTATGCAAAAAGCTATGGTGTACCCAACGAGAAATGGAAAAAACACTAGCAAGAGCTTCTTGAACTCGTTCTGGACTTTCTGGAACATTTCGACGTACGGTCCGAACACCGGCAGTTGCCCGATCATGTACATCACGTTGGTCCAAGCGGCCATAATTCCAAAGGCACCTGCGTGCACCTGCCAAGTTTCAACATGCCCGGTATAAATAAACGATACGACAAAAGCATAAACGATCCCGTGCCACTCCAGCACGTTGCCCCAATTGATGCAATAATGCCTTAACGACGGATAACCTTGGAAACCATAAATCTTCCTGTAGGCCAACGTTATGGTGAAATAAAGCAGAACGTACCATTGGGTCTTCAACGTAAAAGGACTATTGAGAAGAAACTTGTTCAAGTTGGAGTTGTTGTTGCAGTAAACGGAAGAATTACTAGCGGGCGCCTCCTTAATTTGCCTGTCGCAGTCGTAAGCCAACGAGGTCAGCAcgtaaaacaacaaaaacaaactgAAAATCAACGAGTTATAAATCATTCCGTAGTAACATTTCCTGATCCTCCTCCAAGTGACGTAGAGGAAAGCCATCAAGTACGGATGGAGCAGCAGCTCCTTCTGACCGGCATCAATGAAAGCGTTCAGTATGTCATACTCTTTAGGGTGGTGCAATCCCGTTTTGAAATCAAAGGACATCTCCACGTCGTTCAGCGACTCCTGATGGTAAATCAACGAGATGTTCTCCGTCAGTTTCTCTTTAATGGTGTGTATGGCCCCCGGGGTCTTCTTGGCTATCAACGAGATCGCGGTTATCCCTGATTTGGTCTTGATTGAACAGTCAGCGTTGTTGCTGATCAATATGCTGACGCATAGTGTGAGTTCGTTGAGTGCGGCTAGGTGGAGGGGGGTGAATCCGTCTTGGTCTTGGGCGTTTACATCGGCACCATTACTGAAAGAATTTAGAGTCAAAGGGATATTTTTAGCCAAGGTAGTTCGGTCGTAGTTATTGGTTGAAATAGTTAGAGAGAGATTGGAGAACTTTAGAAGTTATCAGAGGACGTGGTAACAATATAGAATCAGAGAAGATGTTCTTGATAGTGTGAAGATATAGATTCTTGATAGTAGTAGTTCCGAGATAATTGCAAATAATGATTTGGCGGAAATTAACTTTAGGTCATATGTAACAACAAGGACATGTGATATGTTAAATTAGGGAATATTTTGCAGAGATATAGTAGTATTGCTTCAAGTAAAGGCATTCTTTGCGATACCAATTATGCAGTTATCTTAGAATCGCTTGTCTTTTAGATGTCCTGGTGTTACTTTGAGGCGACGATATGTGTATAGATTTTTGTGGCATTTGAAAACTAATGCCAtgatttttattagtttcagTTAAATTTCTAATGAATTTCTTTACCGAAAAGGTCCTTGCAAGTTTCATTGTAAATACAACTCACctggagttattgagtagtttttcaattgattgaaaaaatcttgatactgtcaaaggctttataaaaatcgaaatattttggaaactggTTAAGCGATTTTGATGTCATACGAAAGCCAATgaatttctttaccaaaaaggtccttacaagttttcTTGTAAATACAACTCACctggagttattgagtagtgTTTCatggattgaaaaaatcttaatattgtcaaaggctttacaacaATCGAAATATTTTGACAACTGGTTaaccgattttattgattttagctTCATATAAAAGCTGATGAGTCTGTTTACCAAAAAGGTTATTACAAGTTTCCTTATAAATCCaactattttaaacttattgagtagtttttcaactaactaaaaaaatcttgacaCTGTCCaatgctttacaaaaatccaaatatctcgAAAGATCATGTatcgattttattgattttagcttcatatgaaagctgatgagtttccTCATCAAAAAGATTCTTataagtttccttgtaaattcaaacattttggaattatttaagAGTTTTGCCATGGATTGAAAATGAATCAAATGCCTAGAATTTAGTAAATCATTTAATAAGCACCCTGACAAAATAAACTTGTTAAAAGTTCAAAGATCACAGATAATTAAGATAGTTGCTGTGCTTCAATAATTCCTAAATCGATGAAATAATCATGATAATATTCAACTAAGGATTTCGATCACTAATTGAGTGATTGCCAAGTTCAAAAACCaggaataaatgaaatattttgaacttaCTACAGCGAGTTTTCTT from the Anthonomus grandis grandis chromosome 10, icAntGran1.3, whole genome shotgun sequence genome contains:
- the LOC126741527 gene encoding transient receptor potential channel pyrexia-like is translated as MSRLPKTEKVLKNPPKLSFLWTAIASMFLRLRTLKRKSDAVLLDADCELTSGETIENKSFKRISCVNRAVPLTYESLKRSILNDLRRYGREALAYDIEVGKLTTEELKGVLYEVTSEEINLVFLWSSFCQKVEVLEELLRLGASTKYSDSIHGLTALHISCFVGCSEITNYLLKHNFNINLIDKWYSPLHCATLASKVGIVNILLDHGARVNSMTNGPGYETPLYIAVKVNALDCVKVLMERGAQVYQEGKLGDLSPLFLAAELGRADCLKAILESKVDCNEFKKNENGNTALHIAAEEGHADCIDVLLKHGANPNLTNLRGQSALHLAVKANSYTSVVSLIRSGNADPNVADQTKRTPLHVAVELIADSRKDIIKVLICNGADVNAQDQDGFTPLHLAALNELTLCVSILISNNADCSIKTKSGITAISLIAKKTPGAIHTIKEKLTENISLIYHQESLNDVEMSFDFKTGLHHPKEYDILNAFIDAGQKELLLHPYLMAFLYVTWRRIRKCYYGMIYNSLIFSLFLLFYVLTSLAYDCDRQIKEAPASNSSVYCNNNSNLNKFLLNSPFTLKTQWYVLLYFTITLAYRKIYGFQGYPSLRHYCINWGNVLEWHGIVYAFVVSFIYTGHVETWQVHAGAFGIMAAWTNVMYMIGQLPVFGPYVEMFQKVQNEFKKLLLVFFPFLVGYTIAFCIIFPNSSAFYTPFIGFTTTLVMMTGDMNYNLLLDYSREENPTDLAKFTAQLAYTLFLLFVTIILMNLLVGIAVHDIQGLQKNADLTRLVRQAKMCSYIEMSHYKRSAYSKLIMTVLRVTPKEYVPVFTVKPLEAEQTVNLKEIIQAAYDLAKKRETEKKKLLTRVSSEGGAWRKVLGGSLKRDNVSSTKFTQGLSKVMQKLEEQSKELKNLSREVTELKEMIESGVPMTPVEDKEICFYINDEIIKIDK